One Thermodesulfobacteriota bacterium genomic window, AAAACAAACAAAAACTCACCTGAAATTAAAATTGGTGAACAAGAACAAGACAAAGAGTCAATTAACCATAAAACAGAAACTGAAACCCAAGAACCAGTCGGCCAAAAACTAAATCATCCCCCCGTGGTAAAATCCATTAGGATTGAAAGCATCTCTGGAACCGATCCGAGTAACGGATTCAGGGCGATTGTCGAGGCAAAAGATCCAGATAACGATATTATAAGCTTCGGATATCAGTGGAAACTCGATGGAGAAACGATCCCAGGTGCTACGGATGAGATGTTAGAATGGAGTGAAGACTTCAAAAAGGGATCAATCATTTCGGTTGACGTAATTCCCTTCGACGGTAAAGATGAAGGCGTCTGGAAAGCCGAGGGAAGTTTTGCAATTCCAAACTCCCCGCCAATAATAACATCTGAGCCAGCGCCAAGGATAGAGGACGGGAAACTTAGCTATGTCTTAAAGGCAGAAGATCCTGATGGTGATCCAATTGATTATACACTGAAGAACGCTCCCAGGGGTATGACGATCGAACCTGCAACAGGGTTGATAACTTGGGAGTTTGACGAAGCGGATAAAGGTGAATACATTGTAGAGATTACAGTCGCAGACTCTGAGGGTGCTAAGGCATCTCAGATGCTTACTCTCAATATTTCCCCTCAAAATCAATGACCCTCAAGTACATAAGTTATCGGAAGCTTTGACCAGTTTAATCCGAAATATCAGAAAATTGTGATGGGATCCCCCACGAATAATCTATGACAAGTTAGCAAGTTTTGGGAACCACTTAATAAAAACAGAAATACACGAGGTATATCATTACTATAAAAATTATAACTATCTGATATAATTGTTTACCTAATCATCAATTTCGCATGATACAAGAGGAGGCGTGATGAAGAAAAAAATAGCTTCGGGGATGTTCATAGAAAAAAACATCCAAACCACACCAGAGATGGCCGCATCGCGATTCCATCAAAGCTCCCCCCGAGTACTTTCAACGCCATCACTCATTGCATTTATGCAAACTACATGCGCCGACATGATGGCTCCATTCCTGGAGAGTAACGAGATGGCGGTAAGCACCAAAATCGAGATGAATCATCTTGCATCAACCCCCATTGGAATGCCTATAACTATCAGGGCTGAAATAATTAAGATTCAAGATAAGAGGATTAACTTCAAAGTCGAGGCATTTGATGATATGGAGAAAATAGCGTCAGCATATAATGATATGTATATAATCGATGAAGAGAGATTTGAAAGAGGAATAAAACGGAAACTGGGTAAAACGCAAGCAAAGGCTTAATCATACGGAAATTAAGCCTTCAACTTTTTAAAAATACCTCAAAAGTTGTTTATAAGTCGAAAATCATTTTTTAATTTCTCTAATTATTGCATCTCTCATTTCCGTAGTCGTTGCTTTTCCCCCGATATCCCTCGTTAGAATCTTTCCTTGTGAAAGAACATTGGTTATTGCATTCTCTATCGCTTTTGCTTCTTTAATTTTACCGATATGCCTTAGTAAAAGTACCCCAGATAGAGTTACGGCAATAGGATTCGCGAGGTTCTTGCCAGCTATATCAGGAGCATTCCCATGAGCTGCCTCAAATACCGCGCATTCATCTCCTATATTTGCTCCGGGAGCAAATCCAAGCCCTCCAACAAGTCCCGCACATATCTCTGACACTATATCACCGTATAGATTCTCGGTTAAAACAACATCAAAAATATTTGGATTAAGAACCAATTGCATACAAGCATTATCAATTATCATCTCTTCATACTCGATGTCAGGATACTTCATTGCCACGCGTCTTACGCAATCCAGGAATAAACCGTCGCTTAGTTTCATTATATTGGCTTTATGAAGGACGGTTACCTTTTTCCTTTTTTGTCTCTTTGCGTAACTAAACGCGAACCCTGCTATTTTATTCGATGCCCTTTCAGTGATAACCTTCAAGGTTTCTACAACACCAGGGGCAATTTGATACTCGAGGCCAGAGTAAAGATCCTCCGTATTTTCTCTTACGACTACTATATCAACATCCTGATACCTCGACT contains:
- a CDS encoding putative Ig domain-containing protein, producing MNIYLILCFIFSFLLLNIGGCNNDGEKGTIIEKTNKNSPEIKIGEQEQDKESINHKTETETQEPVGQKLNHPPVVKSIRIESISGTDPSNGFRAIVEAKDPDNDIISFGYQWKLDGETIPGATDEMLEWSEDFKKGSIISVDVIPFDGKDEGVWKAEGSFAIPNSPPIITSEPAPRIEDGKLSYVLKAEDPDGDPIDYTLKNAPRGMTIEPATGLITWEFDEADKGEYIVEITVADSEGAKASQMLTLNISPQNQ
- a CDS encoding isocitrate/isopropylmalate dehydrogenase family protein: MKKNSIKTVTLVPGDGIGPEVTDAARRIIDATGVKIKWEIIPAGAQSIEKYKTVIPEIVFDSIRRNKVALKGPVGTPVGKGFKSVNVLTRKTLNLYANLRPVKSFPGVKSRYQDVDIVVVRENTEDLYSGLEYQIAPGVVETLKVITERASNKIAGFAFSYAKRQKRKKVTVLHKANIMKLSDGLFLDCVRRVAMKYPDIEYEEMIIDNACMQLVLNPNIFDVVLTENLYGDIVSEICAGLVGGLGFAPGANIGDECAVFEAAHGNAPDIAGKNLANPIAVTLSGVLLLRHIGKIKEAKAIENAITNVLSQGKILTRDIGGKATTTEMRDAIIREIKK
- a CDS encoding hotdog domain-containing protein, whose translation is MKKKIASGMFIEKNIQTTPEMAASRFHQSSPRVLSTPSLIAFMQTTCADMMAPFLESNEMAVSTKIEMNHLASTPIGMPITIRAEIIKIQDKRINFKVEAFDDMEKIASAYNDMYIIDEERFERGIKRKLGKTQAKA